ATTAGCAATAAGActtgatttataaaatttataataaaaaaaaaattatgagccTAGGCTCAATTATCGACTTAGTAATAAGTTTGATATGTGCTTTAAAATAAACTCATATCTTGCTGATGAATATCAAGCTTGATAATATACTTTTATTGGATATTGAGATCGAGCTCAACTTAACTAATAAATCAAGTTAAGTTCAAGCTTTGGGATTTTTTGATGAGCTCGAGCTCAAATATTGGTTGTAGGTTTGGTTTTAGCTTAAGCTAAACTTaaacattttacttttattatcaAGACAAAGTTGAACATTTAATACTTAACAAAACTCTACCTATTATGAAAAAAAGATACATATTAAGGGAGAAGCATGATAATTTCATTAATCTTTATTctataaaattgttaaaaattggTTGCCAAAGTTCCAAGAATagctattatttatttatgtacttaaaaaaataattcacgCTTGCTTTAAATTAAactatacatttaaaaaaaaattatacttgatGTATACGTTTGATTATTCTCAATAAaactaattagttttttaatgaaaaaattggaatttttttcattttgaatcaTAACCATCACTTGAAataataacacacacacacacacaaaaagttGTAAGGACACGATTTGATTCACAGCCTAGAAGATTTGGACAATGGCCCAATGAgcttaaaacaataaatttgataaAGAGTGGGTCTGTTACTGAACGTTCAATGAGTTAGAATCTAGATCACAATAGGCTAGTTGGTGTTAGAATGCGTAAGACAAACAGTTTGAAAAGAAAGTGTACTAGGTTAAGTCTGAGGATGGCATGTTATTCTATATGTCTCCTATGCTAATACAAATATAAGTTCTTGGTTACATAATGATTTCTTTTCTGGATATCTGATGATCCCCCTGTAATGGAATCCTTCTCTTTTATATTCCCTTCCTTTCTTTCATCGCAGTCTtccacgtgtagatcagattgctaatcttcttgatacttgtcccattaacaccttcctgaagtctttgtGGGTAACTGTAAGACTGAAAGTCACTATTCAAgtatcacttccacattaatgtgACCAGGGGGTTagatgcagagcattcaatgcggtagtAGCAATTTTCTTCCCagatatttcttaattttctgTTGACTCAACTCTCTCTAAAGCTTATCCTCCCAAGCACGGTTGTCACTGCCTAGTATTTGATGGGTGATCGGACTTTAGGCTTCCAGCCTATTAGTCGATGAAGGATTGCTCCTTGGACAACATCACTTGTTCATTATGATCAGACATTTTCCTCGGCCCAACAATCTACTTGTCTTCACTAATACGTGCTTGTCTTCAGACTCTTTGATGTCCTCGGGGTACAGCCCACGACCCAATATTATTATCTAGGCCCTTCATCCCTACAAAAGTCatctaccaaaaataaattataaaatttatatatgaaagTATAATTTAGTTCTCAAAATTTGggattatttaaattttaagtatttattataaatttttgaccattatgtttaatttcatttttatattcattatcttgtttatttttattagtaatttgaatattaaataTCTTTAAAGTGATATTACTAACTAAATAGACATGAGGTcaatgtaaaaacaaaaaaaatcaaacttttataaaaagaaaaatcaaacgtaaaatattgtcataaaaaTGTTTAAAGTGTAAAAATCAAGATGaatacaatttcaaaatttaagtgCGTAATCTATACTAGTAAAATTTAGggtaatatattatttttggtgcttaaattttattaaaaatttattttttgtttttaagctttaacaaattcatttttttgttcctaaactatataattttttttttatcattttaaactattgaaaatgtttcaCTTTCAtctataaattttaaaacatcttttttatactaaaattattttttcctctttaattttatctctaaaattaaaaaaaaaatctttacaaatttaacgatgaaaatagaaaattttaaaatttgtggataaaaaaaaacttttgatattACGgtatttgggaaaaaaaaatattattttggtgcaaaattaaaatgcaatttacatttttttttaatgtgaaatctaatttacatatttattcacCGTAAATTACATTTGGACACACGTGCTGCCCACTCGATGTATCAAGTGACGCGTTTCTTCTCATGAAAGGCAAAGTAATTCACTTTACCTTTCGAGGGGCAAGAAGGTAATACCGAGTCCCAAGAAACGTCACCTCTCAAACATCGCGCCGTTAAACCCACCTGAACTGATAAACTTTCAGCATACAATGTCAAAATTGCCCTCAcgcacaaaaatcaaaatctcaCTGTACATTTcagttttaaaaaaacaacaaactgAACTGTTTGTAGCAAATTGAATTCTCTCcgttaccctaaaaaaaataaaaaaaaaatgacgagGGAGTTCGCAGTACCGCCGGTGGTTTTCCCGTCCGGCCCAAACCCGGCGGCCGGAACCGGCGTTCAGCAAAGGAGAGTCCCAACGGCACCGTTTCAGCCACAGCGACCCTCGAGCTCAAGCATCCCCTTCATGTCATTCGATATCGGATCCGCAGCGGCCTCCACTTCCTCAGCCTCGATCTACGGCGGTCCTATCGGCGGAGGAGGTGGCTCTATGCCCGGAAGCGGTAGTTTCGAGGACGAGGAACCCTTGCTCGACGAGCTCGGGATCCACCCGGAGCAAATCTGGAATAAAACCAAGTCGATTCTCAACCCGTTCCGGGTCAACCCGGTAGTACACAAGGACTCGGATCTATCCGGTCCGATCCTCCTCTACatgtctctctgtctcttccAATTACTCGCCGGTAAGCTCCAATTCGGCGTTATACTCGGCTGGATCGTCGTCTGCTCTATCTTCCTCTACGTGGTGTACAACATGCTCGCCGGAAGGAACGGTAACCTGGACCTGCACACGTGTACGAGCGTGATTGGCTACTGTCTCTTGCCGGTGGTGATCTTCTCGGCCGTGTCGCTCTTCCTGCCTCAAATCGGTGGGGTCAGGTTCTCGATCGCCGGGATCTTCGTGTTCTGGGCGACTAGGGTTTCCACGGCACTCATGGTTGCGCTCGCTGATGGCGGCGACGAGCATCGCAGCTTAATAGCGTATGCGTGTTTCTTGATTTACACTCTGTTCTCGTTGCTTGTTATATTCTAGTGggatttggttttggaattcgctgtttggtattaaaatttctgtttaatagagaaaaaaaaaaaaaaaaaaccttttgttAGGTGTAACTTTTGGCTTATAATTGATATTGATTGTAATGCTATGATTTTGTGCTATAATGGGCGTTTGATATGGTGGAAATGGATATATTATTTGTAAATGAATTGTCTGAGTTTTTAGGTGAATGCTTTGCTACATTGGTGTGTTAATTGTTGAACTTTCGAAGCcgatagatttttattttggccttGGAGTTTCATATGTAATGTGATTACTTGTTATAATGTATTTGAGTTATAACATTGAGCACCAAAACAAGAGAAAGTGAGGCTGAACTAGATTGAGAAATCTGTGCCCATGTTCTGGTTTATTATTTGCCCCTGTTTGGAGAGAATCTGCTATTTTGTGTCATAAATTGTTATCTTCTCTTCTTGAAACAGCTTATATAAGATTATAGTGATAATTTGCCTAACATTGGCCTGTTCATTAGGATATTTTCTTTTGGGCAAGACTTAGATGCAGTACCTAATGTCCAGTACCCCTTCAATCCATAACAATGGATTTTCTTCGTTATACCCAAGTTTTGGGTGGTTACGCAAATACACAGGTTTTGGGTTTGAAGATTAATTAGAGTTTTAGGTTCAATCTTTTTTAGGTTAGATGAGAGAATTAGTCAAGAATTACTGAATTAGCATTGTACTTGGCAAATTCACGGTGGTAAATGGAGGTTATGCAAACCCACTTCAGTAATTTATCCAATTTAGGGTCTTTGTCGATTTGTTTTTTCCTGCAACTTCAATGGGTTGGATAAAGGGTGTCAAGATTTGCTGTCCATGGTTTTTGTTGACACATTCCATACTATGGTCACAATGTTTGGTCAATGTGTTATCAATTGGAAGAATGAGCCATCAGATCTCTTTCTAAAGGTATATTTTCAAGACTAATGGCCACTTAATCTCTTTCCAAAGATATATTTTCACGAGCCAAGCAATTGGGTGCATGAAAATTCTGCTACGTCTGGTGGATATGACGAGGTCCACAGTTTGTTACAATTGAAGGTGGTGGCTGATGGCTGTTCAAGAGGGTATGGGTGCTTGATTTCTAGCAAAGAGAGTTGTGGATTGAGAGAGTTTTGTTTCTTGAGTTCAATCGAAGTGAGAGAGAATGAGCTGTTGGACTGGGTTCCCTCAGTTTGTGCGAAATTTTAACGCCGTTTAGTGTATCTGGCTAAGTGCCACATGTATTAATATTAAAAGGGGAACCTAAGCTACTGTACTTAAGGCACTATACTTAAGTTTTGCCCTTTTCTTTCAGACCATAGTTGCTCTTTAGATGTTTACCATTTGTCTTGCATTAACAAATAACATTTTATGTCATTTCctgtaatttttgttgtaaaattcaATATTGCTTTCACATGAATAGTTTAAATAGAGCTCGAGCGACTCCATTGGGCCAATGAAGGCAGTTTGGGAAATGGACTGGATGGCTTCCCTACTAATGTAGTGGAATGAGACAAGGAATTTCCTTATTGAGTGAGCGTTTAGTTGAAATCCAGCTAATGGGTGATTTGAGAAATGAAGCTTCATAGAGGAGGggatatataatatttaaactGATAAATTGATTTGTTGCAAAATGCCTCTACTTCCCAGTCACACTTTTACCTGTTTGTGGTAATTGAGTAATTCTCTATATAACTCTTCaattaaccccaaaaaaaaaggattttcaCTTGGCCCCAATTCACATTATAAGTTGTGATTGGAAAAACATAATGTATTTATAAATACACCAATTATGCTACTTATATTCTGCACCAATTGTAATAGGTCCCATCAACAATTATGAATTGTGTCCAACTTATCGTTAACTGGGATAGAGTAATGctgtattttattttggttaattCATTAGTGAAATTCTTGTTTGCTGCTGCATTTTGAAACTTATGTTGCAGAGAAATTTCAggagaataaaagaaaatttagatttagttttttcatgatattattaaatgaaatatGTGTTCACGGTCCTCCATTAATTGAATGCCATTCTgctatttggtttttttgtgATGAGTTCAAATGTaagattctaattttttttaggtaattccttcaactttcttggctgaaaaatgtaattttactGTTATTATATACAAGTATttggggggaaggggggggggggggttgaatCAATGGTTGTGTGATTAGATGTGGGCAAGAAGAAACCATGAATCTGATATATTCGGGGCCAGGGTTGGGATGAGGAATCATAGAGTCTCAAAAATGCTCCTGCTGGTAGACCTGAGAGCCCTAGTCTTCTCTCCATACTTGATAGTCCCAGCAATGAACATTGGGATTGCTAGAAAATTAAGTTTAGCACTTGTCCAGGCTTGAACAAAAACATAAGCAGCACCCAAGACCTGAACAACTAGACATGGAAGTGCCTTAGCCACAACTTACTGTCTTCTGAGAAGTAGGCAGTAATCATATTAGGTCTACCAAGGTGCAGGAGAAGACATGGAGCCCAAAAAACTGTTATTGTATTGTATGCGTCTATAAAACCATTTTTAGATAGTTCATGGTTGTTGGATGGTATTCCGTATTTCAAGTGAAGCTATTGAACTAAGTCTGCTGATAGCAAGTTACAGAATATGTTGTCTATTTAAAAGTAGTCATGGATACAAGATTGGGTTTGATGAAGATAAAGTCATATGCATACAATGTGATCCATAATTTAGAACATTGGCTTTCTCTGTTCAAGTACAAAGGGCCATTGATTTTATAGAAGGCAATCATTCAATGTCTAATGAGCTTTTTAAGTAATAGAAAggttttcttttgttgaatGGAGTTTCAATCTGCCAGAGCGTGAACACATTCAACATTATGATTTTACTAGAGTTCATGAGTTTCTCTTAAATTTTCCCTTGTGATAAGTTAACCttgcttttgaaaaatgaatggAGAACATTATTGATCCTTTTCGGGAAGAATTTATTGAACAAGAATTAGGAAAGATGAACAAGAGGCGTGGAAGAGTGATGTTGGTTAAACTTTGTGGAGGAGGCAATTTGATGTTTACCAATGTATGCATGGATTCCTCATTTCCTCTTTAGTATTTGCTTCACATATTTCACCATGGAAAAAGAGGACAAGAATAAAAATTCATTCATCAAGATTTATTATGAGCAAGAAAAGATTGATACATAGCGAATTGATTCATTTTGTTTTGCAAAGGAGAATACGAGGATGGAAAGCATTGGTTGGACATCCGAGAGATTGAGGTGGGGATGGTTTGAACTTAAGGATGAATCTTCTCCAACCCAGAGAGAACTAGTGtagaataattcaaaattttaaccccaaaaaagaagaagaggtgCTTTAgtattttgtcttttatttctaGATGTCAtgttttatttagtattatgtCTTTAGTATTTTAAAGGTCATGTGACTAGCATGTAGCTTCTAATGTAGTTGGATGGCTaagatttatttgttatatactTATAGTTATATGTAAGATGAAGGGCTATAATTCTAGGGTTACTAAAGGCTAATATAAATAGCCTATTTTGAGTCGTAGGCAGTCTTTGCTCATCTACTTTATGAAATTTCACAATTGAATATCTCTTGAGCTCTTTGAGCCTAAGAAAAACTATTTGTTGCTTGAATTTCTTACTCTTCTAAACCTTATCCATGTTCTCTACATTGCATCACCTACTCTGAGTTGAGAAATCCTTGTCCACCCATGTTAGTCCTAAAAACCAACCTAACCcaagttgggttgggttgggttgggctTTAATtcaactatttaattttttaattttataaatgattgCAATTTACACAATTGAACCTTATATTCCAACTTCATCAAACTAAGTCTTAAAATTCTATGAAGATTTTTGGGCTTAGTTGACACTTAGGTGTTTCCAATGGAGACATCTAGGGAATCCCACTTAcccaactatcgaattatttttacaaaaaatctaaaattccaaaatatatttgtatataaggtaaaatacctaaataaattaactaacAAATTTAAGCTAagtattaaaattcaaaataaattaaacttatatttttaaataaaaataaattttaaattattaacaGTGTTAACTAGTTCGGATTAATCaagttgaaatttttgtgaatCTAAACCCAATCTAACCCGAGTTTCAAATGGAACTCAACCTATCAACCCATTAAAAACCAATCCATGGTGTCAGATTGGGTTCATGGGGTCGCTTCCTCCCCCTGTGAGAGCAGGgagtcatgggttcaagactTATCAATTGCGTGCAATGACCGAATATAAATGTATTTTGTGGATCTTGTAATCAACTAGAGGAGTCATAGCCAATCTCAAAGTTTTAGACCTAAGAGCTGAGACTTTGATGTTGTTGCAGCCAACAAAAATGGCAAAAGTTTATGAAGTAAGTTGTTTGTTATGCCAACCCCTCCAACCTGTTCATGCCTTATCCAGATTTGGAAATGCAAAActgaatattttattattagttattGTTGGGGAATGTATTCGTTTCTAATTAACAAGCTTTCAGTTTTAGtttttggaaaatgttaaagttactacttagctataaaattgccacattaacataataaataaatttcataactacatttttgttttgtgtttgaaAGTTgacacatcagtttgtaaagtTAATGTAGTAAACTTTATCATATCATCACTCAATGTGATATGTTGTGGGTTTGCAAAAAATGAAGGAAACGTTTATTCGTAATTCAAAGCATGTTTCTGTACAACTAATTTTTAACATGCAGTATAACTTAAGGGACATGAAAATTGTTTAGCATCCTTTTTCTAAATCTATGGGTGTATTCCTTTAAAAGTGTATTGGGAATTCATCGCTGATGATGGATATTATAGTCTCTTTGATTGCGAAGGATGCCTATTGGGAATTCATGCCTATTGGGAATTCATCAATGCAACTTGCAATGCTGCTGTGGTAATTTTTTGGTGTATTGGGAA
This genomic stretch from Castanea sativa cultivar Marrone di Chiusa Pesio chromosome 9, ASM4071231v1 harbors:
- the LOC142611305 gene encoding uncharacterized protein LOC142611305, producing MTREFAVPPVVFPSGPNPAAGTGVQQRRVPTAPFQPQRPSSSSIPFMSFDIGSAAASTSSASIYGGPIGGGGGSMPGSGSFEDEEPLLDELGIHPEQIWNKTKSILNPFRVNPVVHKDSDLSGPILLYMSLCLFQLLAGKLQFGVILGWIVVCSIFLYVVYNMLAGRNGNLDLHTCTSVIGYCLLPVVIFSAVSLFLPQIGGVRFSIAGIFVFWATRVSTALMVALADGGDEHRSLIAYACFLIYTLFSLLVIF